A section of the Thermogemmatispora onikobensis genome encodes:
- a CDS encoding FAD binding domain-containing protein, whose translation MLSNLLEYHWVEDVDDALILLSRPDIKTVPLAGGTYLLGQNDESIQAVVDLRDLGLAYISEDQRGIRIGSMTTLQSMAEAPLLKSFLGGLLAQAAQSSAPSPLIRNAATLGGTLALGASAQADLLTALAVVDAEVVLRSGQKTQVDLRGGTPERPGLALSGVTYKGKQERRVPYQRLLLERRPQELIIEVQIAPPGRGWGTALERVGRSAVDTALLTAAALVEVENGRYRSVRLALGGVNMEPQRLPAIERRLEGQPVQDLRLLAAAVQAGLADFRPPAAFRASQGYRRVCGANLAYRALEEAANIARWRDITSSEGRA comes from the coding sequence ATGCTGTCAAACTTACTTGAATATCACTGGGTCGAGGACGTTGATGATGCGCTCATTCTGCTCTCGCGTCCCGACATCAAAACGGTGCCCCTGGCTGGGGGCACCTATCTGCTGGGCCAGAACGATGAAAGCATCCAGGCCGTGGTTGATCTGCGTGACCTGGGTCTGGCCTATATTTCAGAAGATCAGCGCGGGATTCGCATTGGAAGTATGACCACCCTGCAGAGCATGGCGGAGGCGCCACTGCTTAAGAGTTTCCTTGGTGGCCTGCTCGCTCAGGCAGCCCAGTCCTCCGCTCCCTCACCGCTCATTCGCAACGCCGCCACACTGGGAGGCACACTAGCGCTCGGAGCCAGCGCCCAGGCCGATCTGCTCACAGCCCTGGCCGTTGTCGATGCCGAGGTTGTCCTACGCTCCGGCCAGAAAACGCAGGTCGATCTACGCGGCGGCACGCCCGAGCGCCCGGGTCTCGCGCTTTCAGGTGTCACCTACAAAGGCAAACAGGAGCGGCGCGTCCCCTACCAGCGGCTCTTGCTGGAACGGCGCCCCCAGGAACTGATCATCGAAGTGCAGATCGCTCCCCCTGGCCGCGGCTGGGGCACAGCCCTGGAACGAGTTGGCCGGAGTGCCGTTGATACGGCTCTGCTCACCGCTGCCGCCCTGGTGGAGGTCGAAAACGGACGCTATCGCAGCGTGCGTCTGGCCCTCGGTGGCGTCAACATGGAGCCACAGCGCCTGCCCGCCATCGAGCGGCGCCTGGAGGGTCAACCTGTCCAGGACCTGCGCCTGCTGGCCGCCGCTGTCCAGGCCGGCCTGGCCGACTTCCGCCCACCCGCCGCCTTCCGCGCCAGCCAGGGCTACCGGCGTGTCTGCG
- the ade gene encoding adenine deaminase, giving the protein MYTVEELRRRIRVARGEEPADLVLRNARLINVCSGECYPADIAIAGGRVAGISEATGGYRGLQERDLEGRWLAPGLMDGHMHIESTMLVLSEFARLVVPRGITAVMLDPHEFANVSGIAGIRFVLETARDLPLDAFVLLSSCVPASEYETPYRPLLASDLLPLLSEERVLGLAEMMNMPGVLNGDEQVLAKIAATLNHGLVVDGHAPGLQGRDLCAYAAAGISSDHECTTAAEARERLRLGMWLMIREGSAARNLEALLPLIQELHPPRAFFVTDDRDPLDLLERGHIDSMVRRAIELGLDPVEAIRLASYNTAHYFRLNDRGAIVPGALADLVVLDDLTTFQVESVYKSGQLVAQGGRLLVEPAAGQPQDLSNTIRIAALREEDLRITGRPGPVAVIGIEPGQIVTRHLQLEAPVRDGEIVADPERDLLKLVVVERHHASGRLGLGLVQGLGLKRGALASSVAHDAHNLVIAGVSDRDIVKAAQALAEMGGGFALVVDGELRASVPLPLAGLVSAAPIAELVARLRTLDEAATALGCTLEHPCMTLSFLSLSVIPALKLTDQGLIDVERFAPVPLQS; this is encoded by the coding sequence ATGTACACGGTGGAAGAACTCCGGCGGCGCATTCGCGTGGCCCGAGGAGAGGAGCCTGCCGATCTGGTCTTGCGCAACGCCAGACTCATCAATGTCTGCAGTGGCGAATGCTACCCCGCCGATATCGCGATTGCTGGCGGGCGGGTTGCCGGCATCAGCGAGGCGACAGGAGGCTATCGCGGCCTGCAAGAGCGCGATCTTGAGGGACGCTGGCTTGCCCCGGGACTCATGGATGGGCACATGCATATTGAGAGCACGATGCTGGTCCTTTCAGAATTTGCCCGTCTGGTTGTCCCCCGTGGCATTACTGCCGTGATGCTTGATCCGCATGAGTTTGCCAATGTCTCCGGCATCGCCGGCATTCGCTTCGTGCTAGAAACAGCGCGCGACCTGCCACTCGACGCCTTTGTGCTGCTCTCTTCCTGTGTTCCTGCTTCCGAGTACGAGACGCCCTATCGTCCCTTGCTCGCCAGCGACCTGCTGCCCCTGCTCAGTGAGGAGCGAGTGCTTGGGCTGGCCGAGATGATGAACATGCCAGGCGTGCTCAACGGCGACGAGCAGGTCCTGGCCAAAATCGCTGCTACCCTGAATCACGGTCTGGTTGTCGATGGTCACGCCCCAGGGCTGCAAGGGAGGGATCTCTGTGCCTATGCCGCCGCGGGCATCTCGTCCGATCACGAGTGCACCACAGCTGCTGAAGCGCGCGAGCGCTTGCGTCTGGGCATGTGGCTCATGATCCGCGAAGGCTCGGCGGCCCGCAATCTGGAGGCCCTGCTACCGCTCATCCAGGAACTGCACCCACCACGCGCCTTCTTTGTGACCGACGATCGCGACCCGCTGGATCTGCTGGAGCGCGGACACATCGATTCAATGGTGCGGCGGGCAATCGAGCTGGGACTGGACCCGGTGGAGGCCATTCGCCTGGCGAGCTACAACACGGCCCACTATTTCCGCCTCAACGATCGCGGGGCCATTGTTCCAGGTGCTCTGGCCGATCTGGTGGTGCTTGACGACCTGACAACGTTCCAGGTGGAGTCGGTCTACAAAAGCGGCCAGCTGGTTGCCCAGGGGGGGCGCTTACTGGTTGAGCCAGCAGCCGGTCAGCCGCAGGACCTCAGCAACACCATTCGAATAGCCGCCTTGCGCGAGGAAGATCTACGCATCACAGGTCGGCCCGGACCGGTGGCAGTCATCGGCATCGAGCCAGGCCAGATCGTCACCCGCCACCTCCAGCTAGAGGCCCCAGTGCGCGACGGCGAGATCGTAGCCGATCCCGAGCGCGATCTCCTGAAGCTGGTAGTTGTCGAGCGCCATCATGCCAGTGGGCGTCTCGGTTTGGGATTGGTGCAAGGTCTGGGGCTGAAGCGTGGTGCCCTCGCCTCTAGCGTGGCCCACGACGCCCACAATCTGGTCATCGCCGGCGTCAGCGATCGGGACATTGTCAAGGCAGCCCAGGCCCTGGCAGAGATGGGAGGAGGCTTCGCCCTCGTCGTTGACGGCGAGCTACGGGCCAGCGTGCCTCTGCCCCTGGCCGGCCTGGTCTCCGCCGCGCCTATCGCCGAGCTAGTTGCCCGCCTGCGGACCCTGGACGAGGCCGCCACCGCCCTCGGCTGCACCTTAGAGCATCCCTGCATGACCCTCAGCTTCCTTTCGCTTTCAGTGATTCCAGCCTTGAAGCTCACCGATCAAGGACTGATCGACGTTGAGCGCTTTGCACCGGTGCCACTGCAAAGTTAG
- a CDS encoding ABC transporter ATP-binding protein: MSYEGQTAAVARSGAAVPATGLTALRTRGLTKRYGQRLAVADLNLEVRRGEIFGFLGPNGAGKTTTIRMLLGLITPTAGSIEILGQNLQRQPRLVLPRVGALIETPALYLYLSARDNLRAVASSLGGVSERRIDEILELVGLSNRQKDRVRTYSLGMKQRLGLALALLHDPELLILDEPANGLDPAGIVEMRDLLYKLAAQGKTIFISSHLLSEVQQICTRVAIIRLGRLVTEASVEDLTRGRGEFVVRLDYPHEALRLVRAQPWGATAYLNQNGELVTPAPSGRGRELNRFLVEAGFIPDSLAPATLDLEQVFLQLTADAAAMGGKVLS; encoded by the coding sequence ATGTCGTATGAGGGACAGACTGCCGCTGTAGCCCGAAGCGGGGCGGCGGTACCTGCTACCGGCCTGACGGCGTTGCGTACGCGCGGCCTCACCAAGCGCTATGGCCAGCGCCTGGCGGTGGCTGATCTCAATCTTGAAGTCAGACGCGGTGAAATTTTTGGCTTTCTGGGACCGAATGGGGCTGGCAAGACGACGACGATCCGCATGCTCCTGGGCTTGATTACGCCAACGGCTGGCAGTATCGAAATTCTGGGGCAGAACCTGCAGCGGCAGCCGAGGCTGGTCTTGCCACGGGTTGGAGCCTTGATAGAGACGCCGGCGCTCTATCTCTACCTGTCAGCCCGAGATAATCTGCGGGCCGTAGCCAGTTCACTGGGCGGTGTCTCCGAGCGCCGCATAGACGAGATTCTGGAACTGGTTGGCCTGAGCAATCGCCAGAAGGATCGTGTCAGAACCTACTCGCTGGGTATGAAGCAGCGCCTGGGCCTGGCTCTAGCCCTTTTACATGATCCTGAATTGCTGATCCTCGATGAACCGGCCAATGGTCTCGATCCCGCCGGTATTGTCGAGATGCGCGATCTCCTATATAAACTTGCTGCTCAGGGTAAAACCATCTTCATCTCCAGTCACCTGCTCAGTGAGGTCCAACAGATCTGTACGCGCGTGGCGATCATCAGGCTGGGACGGCTGGTGACCGAGGCCAGCGTGGAAGATCTGACTCGCGGGCGTGGCGAGTTCGTCGTACGCCTGGATTATCCCCACGAAGCCCTGCGGCTGGTGCGTGCCCAGCCCTGGGGAGCAACGGCATACCTCAATCAGAATGGTGAGCTGGTGACACCCGCTCCCAGCGGACGCGGGCGCGAGCTGAATCGCTTCCTCGTCGAGGCTGGCTTCATCCCCGACTCGCTGGCTCCTGCAACCCTGGACCTGGAGCAGGTTTTCCTGCAATTAACGGCTGATGCTGCTGCTATGGGAGGAAAGGTACTGAGTTAA
- a CDS encoding ABC transporter permease has protein sequence MMKEALVSSAERDSQGLSLVNRRPLLPSFWGLVRAELLKLSRQWTTWILLVLVLCFVAGIYVIELTIPSLKDEVQRDPLHYLAMQLRGLDILRVFAGIFLIVVAARCVGLEYQLGTIRILLARGVGRLQLLGAKLLALVLVGIAMLALGLAEVAICSCLLMLLQAGNLNALSAADATFWHDAGLYTLAVASSMGISLLMAVALAVVGRSQTFGLSAALGYFPADNFLVFLLYLGFRLTNNQFWQDVSAYLLGPNLNVMGSVVTAGRLPSTGTQPLNMHLVDARHIWLLLLVYALVFLLIAVVLTRSRDVKE, from the coding sequence ATGATGAAAGAAGCACTAGTCTCTTCTGCTGAGCGGGATAGCCAGGGGCTGAGCCTTGTCAATAGGCGTCCGCTTCTACCGAGCTTCTGGGGGCTGGTGCGCGCCGAGCTGCTCAAGCTCTCGCGCCAATGGACGACCTGGATTTTACTGGTGCTGGTGCTCTGTTTTGTGGCCGGCATCTATGTCATTGAGCTGACGATCCCCTCTCTCAAAGATGAGGTTCAGCGTGACCCGCTACACTATCTCGCGATGCAACTGCGCGGCCTGGATATCTTGCGCGTCTTCGCTGGCATCTTCCTCATCGTGGTGGCGGCTCGCTGTGTTGGCCTGGAATATCAACTTGGCACCATTCGCATCCTCCTGGCGCGTGGAGTGGGACGCCTTCAGCTCCTGGGTGCCAAGCTTCTGGCCCTCGTGCTCGTCGGCATAGCGATGCTCGCGCTTGGCCTCGCTGAAGTGGCCATCTGCTCTTGCCTTCTCATGCTTCTCCAGGCGGGCAACCTCAACGCTCTCTCAGCGGCCGATGCCACTTTCTGGCACGATGCCGGCCTCTACACGCTGGCTGTCGCCAGTAGTATGGGGATCTCGCTTCTGATGGCCGTGGCGCTGGCGGTGGTCGGGCGCTCGCAGACCTTTGGCCTCAGCGCGGCTCTGGGCTACTTCCCGGCAGATAACTTTCTGGTCTTCCTGCTCTACCTGGGTTTCAGGCTCACCAACAACCAATTCTGGCAGGATGTTTCAGCCTACCTGCTTGGTCCCAATCTCAATGTCATGGGCTCGGTCGTCACCGCTGGCCGCCTTCCCTCAACGGGCACGCAGCCCCTGAACATGCATCTGGTCGATGCGCGCCATATCTGGCTCCTTCTCCTTGTCTATGCCCTGGTGTTTCTGCTGATCGCGGTGGTGCTGACGAGGAGCCGCGATGTGAAGGAGTAG
- a CDS encoding helix-turn-helix transcriptional regulator, with amino-acid sequence MAAEWWRSYGAFDPEDEHGYYPHPGQVVAHFRRHKGWSQAELARRLGVHARMIYYLEKQQQGLDSLKRRRQLVELLAIPPELLGLDPHHPRLTGSPPWWVQEGYPAFPAGDDGYPLPGAVIKHYRLQQLRRQENGERAWTQADLAEALGLSELAIRRMENRSDYLDSPRRRRMLSIILGIPPHLLGLAERRPSAPGSLPFPSLLISENSEEPLLITYQRQQAELYAEFRITRQPVLLTRALHRISYLKRLAPIIHNRLLGDILRLEFNYAQLVADGLADLYGVASALPFVQLCQSIARSWEQASDQGGPPGERVYRDLLANSLIGQAIAHFELGETEAARRHAGEALERVVETCPSVQRFVLEEAAHILAHLARDEPERKQALVLLDQAGQLLSAVSEDDDPYFLAADVGYYHLNRARTLLALGQAGQALGELDQASLHTESLFATRRLFIVIYRALAHLVLKDYEVATSLAVQAASEARALNARRALAHLSLLYQRLKASPYGSMPAVARLGWLLGKG; translated from the coding sequence ATGGCAGCTGAGTGGTGGCGGAGCTATGGAGCCTTCGATCCCGAAGACGAACACGGCTACTATCCACATCCTGGACAAGTTGTCGCGCATTTCCGCCGACACAAAGGCTGGTCTCAAGCAGAACTGGCCCGTCGGCTCGGCGTTCACGCGCGCATGATCTACTACCTAGAGAAGCAGCAACAGGGGCTTGACTCGCTCAAGCGGCGGCGCCAACTGGTTGAGCTGCTGGCCATTCCTCCCGAGCTGCTGGGGCTTGACCCCCACCATCCGCGGCTCACCGGCTCGCCGCCCTGGTGGGTACAGGAGGGCTACCCGGCCTTTCCCGCCGGCGACGATGGCTATCCGCTACCAGGGGCGGTTATCAAGCATTATCGCCTGCAGCAGTTGCGACGGCAGGAGAATGGCGAGCGCGCCTGGACCCAGGCCGATCTGGCGGAAGCTCTGGGCCTGTCAGAGCTGGCAATCCGTCGCATGGAGAATCGCAGCGACTATCTGGACTCCCCGCGGCGTCGGCGCATGCTCTCCATTATCCTGGGCATCCCTCCCCATTTGCTAGGACTCGCTGAACGACGCCCTTCGGCTCCTGGCTCCCTCCCTTTTCCTTCTCTCCTCATCAGCGAGAATAGTGAGGAGCCCCTGCTGATCACCTACCAACGCCAGCAAGCCGAACTCTACGCTGAATTTCGGATTACTCGTCAACCAGTGCTGCTGACACGAGCTTTGCACCGCATCAGTTATTTGAAGCGACTTGCCCCTATTATACACAATAGACTACTAGGAGACATCTTGCGTCTGGAGTTTAACTATGCCCAATTAGTGGCCGATGGATTAGCTGACCTCTACGGCGTCGCCAGTGCCCTGCCATTCGTCCAACTCTGCCAGTCCATCGCCCGTAGCTGGGAGCAGGCCAGCGACCAGGGTGGGCCGCCAGGGGAGAGGGTCTATCGGGACCTGCTGGCCAATTCTCTGATCGGGCAGGCGATCGCTCATTTCGAGCTAGGGGAGACGGAAGCCGCCCGTCGACACGCTGGCGAGGCCCTCGAACGTGTAGTCGAGACCTGTCCTTCCGTTCAGCGCTTTGTGCTGGAGGAGGCCGCGCATATTCTGGCCCACCTGGCCCGAGATGAGCCTGAGCGCAAGCAAGCCCTGGTCTTGCTTGACCAGGCCGGTCAGCTGCTGAGTGCAGTCAGCGAGGACGACGATCCTTACTTTCTGGCTGCCGATGTCGGCTACTATCATCTCAACCGCGCCAGAACGCTCCTGGCTCTGGGCCAGGCTGGCCAGGCCCTTGGCGAGCTGGACCAGGCCAGCCTGCATACAGAGTCGCTGTTTGCGACGCGCCGACTGTTTATCGTGATTTATCGGGCCCTGGCTCACCTGGTGCTCAAGGACTACGAGGTGGCAACCTCGCTTGCTGTACAGGCAGCCAGTGAAGCCAGGGCACTCAACGCCCGGCGCGCTTTGGCTCACCTCAGCCTCCTCTACCAGCGCCTCAAGGCCAGCCCCTATGGCAGCATGCCGGCTGTTGCCCGTCTAGGCTGGTTACTCGGCAAAGGCTGA
- a CDS encoding amino acid permease, giving the protein MIGQQPNGRDASMQTGAGGPLGRAPRATCPPALSHYYTRRALPRPIGSLDLCLLHFTAVFAPSPVLQLIREGPPALLAAALGALMLLLPMTLATSQLMALAPSEGALYSWTARLLGPYWGTVVGISDWLPGLLAAVSALVSFVATLQGLKAGWLAEPWQRELAILILLALLLLLGWQRQRTVQRIVNTFSALTLAIVILSGICSLVLLQQGAWRPPSFWRPGRSLTESPRPGGSLAALLYLGYSAPLSMAGELRPGLAPGRPLLGSTLLVCSSYLLVALAALVAPGGGPGLVLEMALGHTAGNMALVGLLAFYLCAAFVHTSACARLLFVASLDGLLPTGLALLNRERIPWRAFVIQTLLTGIVATVLLVVLPQMSVETMGSPAVMASLLATMTLLRLFVAFFCFYVTTLISYQQPCPALGASAMAPWLLRSGTVVGVAGTSLATLEILTHSWTPQLPDASWALLVGSLVVLSISAATLAALPATARASRLAPRLSQWLLQGEGDQQPQAKAHAQERGDLRDRDA; this is encoded by the coding sequence ATGATAGGGCAGCAACCAAATGGCAGGGATGCCAGTATGCAAACCGGGGCCGGAGGACCGCTGGGCCGCGCTCCCCGGGCAACCTGCCCGCCAGCGCTCTCCCACTACTACACGAGACGGGCCTTGCCCAGGCCCATCGGCTCGCTCGATCTTTGTCTGCTCCATTTCACAGCAGTGTTTGCCCCCAGCCCAGTGCTGCAACTGATCAGGGAAGGGCCGCCAGCTTTACTGGCTGCCGCCTTGGGTGCGCTGATGCTCTTGCTCCCCATGACGCTGGCAACCTCGCAGCTGATGGCCCTGGCTCCTTCCGAAGGAGCGCTCTATAGTTGGACTGCACGCTTACTCGGGCCCTACTGGGGCACAGTTGTGGGAATCAGCGACTGGTTGCCAGGTCTGCTGGCAGCCGTCAGCGCTCTGGTCAGTTTTGTTGCTACGCTGCAGGGTCTGAAAGCAGGCTGGCTGGCCGAACCGTGGCAGCGGGAGCTGGCGATCTTGATCCTGCTGGCTCTGTTGCTCCTGCTAGGCTGGCAACGACAGCGCACGGTGCAGCGCATCGTGAACACGTTCAGCGCACTGACCCTGGCCATTGTGATCCTTAGCGGGATCTGTAGCCTGGTACTGCTGCAACAGGGAGCGTGGCGCCCCCCATCCTTCTGGCGCCCAGGCAGGTCTCTGACTGAGTCCCCACGCCCTGGGGGCAGCCTGGCCGCCCTCCTCTATCTTGGTTATAGTGCCCCTCTGAGTATGGCCGGAGAGCTGCGCCCCGGTCTCGCTCCAGGCCGCCCATTGCTTGGGAGCACCCTACTGGTCTGCAGCAGCTATCTGCTCGTCGCGCTCGCCGCTCTGGTCGCACCCGGCGGCGGACCGGGCCTTGTGCTTGAGATGGCCCTGGGCCACACCGCCGGCAATATGGCCCTGGTCGGCTTGCTGGCTTTCTATCTCTGTGCAGCCTTTGTGCATACTTCCGCTTGCGCACGCTTGCTCTTTGTAGCCAGCCTCGATGGCCTTTTACCAACCGGACTGGCCTTGCTCAATCGGGAACGCATTCCCTGGCGCGCTTTCGTGATACAAACACTCCTCACTGGCATAGTGGCCACAGTTCTGCTCGTCGTACTCCCTCAGATGTCCGTAGAGACAATGGGTTCCCCAGCGGTAATGGCCTCGCTGCTGGCTACGATGACGTTGCTGCGCCTATTTGTAGCTTTCTTCTGCTTTTACGTGACAACTCTGATCTCCTACCAGCAGCCATGCCCGGCCCTGGGAGCGAGTGCGATGGCTCCCTGGCTGCTCCGCTCGGGGACAGTGGTGGGCGTGGCAGGCACTAGCCTGGCAACGCTGGAAATTCTGACGCATTCCTGGACCCCGCAGCTTCCCGACGCTAGCTGGGCCCTCCTGGTCGGCAGCCTCGTTGTGCTCTCCATAAGCGCGGCTACTCTGGCAGCTCTGCCAGCAACGGCCCGGGCCAGTCGTCTTGCCCCTCGCCTGTCTCAGTGGCTGCTGCAAGGAGAAGGCGATCAGCAGCCGCAGGCTAAGGCTCACGCTCAGGAGAGAGGAGACCTCCGCGACCGCGACGCCTGA
- the guaB gene encoding IMP dehydrogenase, whose amino-acid sequence MAEAHTAETIDDLQAHPAVAPAEFALDGREKFVGEGLTFDDVLIIPAASRVLPRDVSTKARLTRTISVNIPIVSAAMDTVTEARMAIALAREGGIGVIHRNLSIEDQAREVDKVKRSESGMITDPVTLGPQASLREALQAMQHFHISGIPVVENGRLVGILTNRDIRFETNLDRPVSELMTREKLITVPVGTTLEQARDILHRHKIEKLPVVDEHGMLRGLITIKDIQKKILYPNAAKDEYGRLRVAAAVGVGPDTDARAGALVEEGVDVLVVDTSHGHSQMVLDTVARLKRLFGDRVQIMAGNIVTGEATEALIQAGADAVKVGIGAGSICTTRVIAGVGMPQVTAIHECARVARRYGVPIVGDGGIQYSGDIAKAIAAGADTVMLGSLLAGVDESPGELIISHGERFKDYRGMGSIAAMKQRSYSKDRYFQDNVGDESQLIAEGIEARVPYKGMLGPLVHQLVGGLRQAMGYAGCATIEEMQTRTRFVRITSAGLRESHPHDVMITKEAPNYGTKFR is encoded by the coding sequence ATGGCTGAGGCCCATACAGCAGAGACCATCGACGACCTGCAAGCGCATCCTGCCGTTGCACCAGCCGAGTTTGCCCTAGATGGACGAGAGAAATTTGTCGGCGAAGGATTGACCTTTGACGACGTCCTGATCATTCCGGCGGCCTCGCGGGTCCTACCCCGCGACGTCTCGACCAAGGCCCGTCTCACGCGCACCATCAGTGTCAACATCCCCATTGTCAGCGCTGCGATGGACACCGTCACCGAAGCGCGCATGGCCATTGCCCTCGCCCGCGAAGGTGGCATCGGGGTCATCCACCGCAACCTCTCGATTGAGGACCAGGCGCGGGAAGTGGATAAGGTCAAACGCTCCGAGTCTGGCATGATCACCGACCCCGTCACCCTTGGACCACAGGCCTCCCTGCGCGAAGCGCTGCAGGCCATGCAGCACTTCCACATCTCTGGCATCCCGGTCGTTGAGAACGGCAGACTGGTCGGCATCCTCACCAATCGCGACATCCGCTTTGAGACCAACCTCGACCGGCCTGTCTCCGAGCTCATGACGCGCGAGAAGCTGATCACCGTGCCAGTAGGCACCACCCTGGAGCAGGCCCGTGACATCCTCCATCGTCACAAGATCGAGAAACTGCCCGTCGTCGATGAGCATGGCATGCTGCGCGGCCTCATCACGATCAAGGACATCCAGAAAAAGATTCTCTATCCTAACGCCGCCAAGGACGAGTACGGGCGCCTGCGTGTCGCGGCAGCCGTCGGCGTGGGACCTGACACCGACGCGCGCGCCGGGGCTCTGGTTGAAGAGGGTGTTGATGTCCTGGTCGTCGATACCTCACATGGCCACTCCCAGATGGTGCTAGACACCGTTGCGCGTCTCAAGCGCCTCTTCGGCGATCGTGTCCAGATTATGGCGGGCAACATTGTCACCGGCGAAGCCACCGAAGCCCTGATTCAGGCGGGCGCGGATGCCGTCAAGGTAGGTATCGGAGCCGGCTCCATCTGCACTACGCGCGTCATCGCCGGGGTGGGCATGCCGCAGGTCACCGCCATCCATGAATGTGCGCGTGTGGCCCGCCGCTATGGCGTCCCGATCGTCGGCGATGGTGGCATCCAGTACTCGGGCGATATCGCCAAGGCCATCGCTGCCGGCGCCGACACCGTCATGCTTGGTAGCCTCCTGGCCGGCGTTGACGAAAGCCCCGGCGAGCTGATCATCTCCCACGGCGAGCGCTTCAAGGACTACCGCGGTATGGGTTCGATCGCGGCCATGAAGCAGCGCAGCTACAGCAAGGATCGCTACTTCCAGGACAATGTCGGCGATGAGTCGCAGCTGATCGCCGAAGGAATCGAGGCCCGCGTCCCCTACAAAGGCATGTTAGGGCCACTCGTGCATCAGCTGGTCGGTGGACTGCGCCAGGCAATGGGCTATGCTGGCTGTGCCACTATTGAAGAGATGCAAACGCGCACTCGCTTTGTGCGCATTACCAGCGCCGGCCTGCGCGAGAGCCATCCACACGATGTGATGATCACCAAGGAGGCGCCGAACTACGGAACCAAGTTCCGCTAG
- a CDS encoding N-acetylmuramoyl-L-alanine amidase: MDEPGALWCPSPHYFAGRRGERPRWIIVHGTAGFATAEEVVAFFQRPATEASTHYLIGRDGRIFQLVREADAAWGNGAVSQGHDRWWGTTGNPNYVTLSIEHHKLRRDNGDELTEAQKQASFQLIDHLCERHGIPRRRADAQGGITGHFSLDPQGRSYCPGPYPWDELFAYLARNRLRPVAAESKPTTAMLLPRHDQARAAAEGDPGCAGLWQQLEELREVAADFQRRLINVELELARLQGQERPPGSRPQSASGG; this comes from the coding sequence ATGGACGAACCGGGAGCGCTGTGGTGCCCTTCGCCTCATTACTTTGCCGGTCGGCGAGGAGAGCGACCGCGCTGGATCATTGTGCATGGGACCGCTGGTTTTGCGACTGCCGAGGAGGTGGTGGCCTTCTTCCAGCGTCCCGCAACGGAGGCAAGCACCCATTATCTGATTGGGCGCGATGGGCGCATCTTCCAGCTTGTACGCGAGGCCGATGCGGCCTGGGGCAATGGAGCCGTGAGTCAGGGACATGATCGCTGGTGGGGAACGACGGGCAATCCCAACTACGTGACCCTTTCAATTGAGCATCACAAGCTGAGGCGCGATAATGGCGACGAACTGACCGAGGCCCAAAAGCAGGCCAGCTTTCAGCTGATTGACCATCTGTGTGAGCGGCACGGCATTCCACGACGGCGCGCTGATGCACAAGGGGGCATCACTGGCCATTTCTCGCTTGATCCGCAGGGACGCAGCTACTGCCCGGGTCCCTATCCCTGGGATGAACTTTTCGCCTATCTGGCTCGCAACAGGCTGAGGCCGGTCGCTGCTGAGAGCAAGCCCACGACTGCGATGCTCCTCCCGCGTCATGATCAGGCCCGGGCGGCTGCGGAGGGCGATCCTGGCTGCGCTGGACTATGGCAGCAGCTGGAGGAGTTGCGTGAGGTGGCCGCGGATTTCCAGCGCCGGTTGATCAATGTCGAGCTGGAGCTGGCCCGGCTCCAGGGGCAGGAAAGGCCTCCAGGCAGCCGGCCACAGAGCGCCAGTGGAGGATAG
- a CDS encoding roadblock/LC7 domain-containing protein: MVDLKQALGRFLTIPGVRMAILVGRDGLLIEGVPRDSKEDLEAVGAIMTSGLGAAEALGREIARGGLVGALVEFEHGLVSADPLGDFALIVTVFDSASALGRVRHLVKSSRDEILEALDIA; this comes from the coding sequence ATGGTTGACCTGAAGCAGGCGCTAGGCCGCTTCCTAACCATCCCAGGCGTGAGGATGGCCATCCTCGTTGGGCGCGATGGCCTGCTGATCGAGGGGGTCCCCCGCGATAGCAAGGAAGACCTCGAAGCCGTGGGGGCCATTATGACAAGCGGCCTGGGCGCCGCGGAGGCTCTGGGACGGGAGATCGCTCGCGGCGGGCTTGTTGGCGCTCTCGTCGAGTTCGAACATGGCCTGGTGAGCGCTGACCCCCTAGGCGACTTCGCGCTGATCGTGACGGTTTTCGACTCCGCTTCAGCTCTGGGGCGGGTTCGCCATCTGGTCAAAAGCAGCCGCGATGAGATCCTCGAAGCGCTCGATATCGCTTGA